The proteins below are encoded in one region of Aquisphaera giovannonii:
- a CDS encoding efflux RND transporter periplasmic adaptor subunit gives MSSVVPIKRRRPVIIIVTLVIAAAVTGVLGMSALGHDLLPAQQMRPVHEFVHLVGMKAMRLKESLVGMFGSYLRKHEEEVHKEHSRIVVTSPKIQDVVLTESFVCQIRSQRHIEVRALEGGYLQKIWIREGQSVKEGDAMFKILPVLYEAKLAAEKAEADVARMKWQFADTLAQKQVISPNEVELAKAERQKAQAKADLAQRELNFTNVNAPFGGIVDRLLQREGSLIKEGDILTTLADNSVMWVYFNVPERYYLDYMATRARHEKEDRIELVLANGQTFPQAGTIGAIEADFNNENGNIKFRADFPNPDALLRHGQTGTIKVRRPMKDAVLIPQRATFDILDKQYAWVLDQDDVAHQTLITIQNVLEDVFVIKSGLTVKDRFVLEGVRQVEEGAKVEYDFMDPAEALKNQKFHAE, from the coding sequence ATGAGCTCCGTTGTGCCCATCAAGCGGCGGCGGCCCGTCATCATCATCGTCACGCTGGTCATCGCCGCCGCCGTCACCGGCGTCCTGGGGATGTCGGCCTTGGGCCATGACCTGCTGCCGGCCCAGCAGATGCGCCCCGTCCATGAGTTCGTGCACCTCGTCGGCATGAAGGCCATGCGGCTGAAAGAGTCGCTCGTCGGGATGTTCGGGTCCTATCTCCGCAAGCACGAGGAGGAGGTCCACAAGGAGCACAGCCGGATCGTCGTCACCAGCCCCAAGATCCAGGACGTGGTGCTCACCGAGTCCTTCGTCTGCCAGATCCGCTCCCAGCGCCACATCGAGGTCCGCGCGCTGGAGGGGGGGTACCTCCAGAAGATCTGGATCCGGGAGGGCCAGTCGGTGAAGGAAGGCGACGCGATGTTCAAGATCCTCCCCGTCCTCTACGAGGCCAAGCTCGCGGCCGAGAAGGCGGAGGCCGACGTCGCCCGGATGAAGTGGCAATTCGCCGACACCCTCGCGCAGAAGCAGGTCATCTCGCCGAACGAGGTGGAGCTGGCCAAGGCGGAGCGGCAGAAGGCCCAGGCGAAGGCGGACCTGGCCCAGCGCGAGCTGAACTTCACCAACGTCAACGCACCCTTCGGCGGCATCGTGGACCGCCTGCTCCAGCGGGAAGGCAGCCTCATCAAGGAAGGCGACATCCTCACGACGCTGGCCGACAACAGCGTCATGTGGGTCTACTTCAACGTCCCGGAGCGGTACTACCTCGATTACATGGCCACGCGGGCGCGGCACGAGAAGGAGGACCGGATCGAGCTCGTGCTGGCCAACGGCCAGACCTTCCCCCAGGCCGGCACCATCGGCGCGATCGAGGCGGACTTCAACAACGAGAACGGGAACATCAAGTTCCGGGCGGACTTCCCCAACCCGGACGCCCTGCTGCGCCACGGCCAGACCGGCACCATCAAGGTCCGCCGGCCGATGAAGGACGCGGTCCTCATCCCCCAGCGGGCGACGTTCGACATCCTCGACAAGCAATACGCCTGGGTGCTCGACCAGGATGACGTCGCCCACCAGACGCTGATCACGATCCAGAACGTCCTCGAGGACGTGTTCGTCATCAAGAGCGGGCTCACCGTGAAGGACAGGTTCGTCCTGGAGGGCGTCCGGCAGGTCGAGGAGGGCGCGAAGGTCGAGTACGACTTCATGGATCCGGCGGAGGCCCTGAAGAACCAGAAGTTCCACGCGGAATAG